A genomic segment from Cyprinus carpio isolate SPL01 chromosome A4, ASM1834038v1, whole genome shotgun sequence encodes:
- the zgc:193726 gene encoding uncharacterized protein zgc:193726 isoform X1, which yields MNSSMFLVWTLSSLILSYTLGSPTLNSTSSGSDVKTFLNVTEGNITDSKTNQTRSRLRIRIGPRCMFATCTMQHLSHMMQTGDENAGKSASDPWGNGKK from the exons ATGAACAGCAGCATGTTTCTTGTCTGGACTCTCAGCTCTCTGATCCTCAGCTACACTCTCGGGTCACCTACCCTTAATAGCACAAG CAGTGGATCTGACGTGAAGACTTTTCTCAATGTCACAGAGGGGAACATCACAGATAGTAAGACCAATCAGACCAG GTCACGTCTCCGCATACGCATTGG TCCCCGATGTATGTTCGCTACCTGTACCATGCAACATCTAAGCCACATGATGCAGACTGGGGATGAGAACGCAGGAAAGAGTGCAAGTGACCCATGGGGAAATGGGAAAAAATAA
- the LOC109067469 gene encoding GRIP and coiled-coil domain-containing protein 1-like, producing the protein MEKFGMSFGGGPSKKELLETIEVQKKQLVKYQTRFKDVVRAYQSLLKEKEALEASLKVLTISQEVDFSQHGDNLSFGGGSENAERPLPSDLGDDHSSLHSEDSLDTAASAETATSVTSNSTKGDQIEEDQSCSVDGATTGTVASAMPQQSEEASGSESGISSSSSGCTETPPPAVDTDRRVIQLKTQLSTLTSSLATVTQEKSRMEASFQADKRKMKQELEELQARMEEEQKQHQVEIQSLQEQLAESKARVITQQHEREQEQGDHALMLRELQKLLQEERGLRQDAELKLEDAREALAEAMQAADRGIDYETQLKEITQEREELRKSLKAAAAENSKPDPRVEELQQEIAELKAHFNQQLQQEIRKVAQADERLREQAQMEEARVASLEERVSELSELLGACEKARQKDQQNAQRLRERILQLDTENKTLAIAAVNRSMTSDLNIDDTNLNVDVLKDKLEKVKKLLLLAAQRSQDQSLDIERLLEGKKDQEVSESEKASVLHYQQELRQLREEFERYKMRAQGVLKNKNTKDGNQAKELEEARDQLAELKEKYINLRIISDEAEVQHKRDLEERQQALVVLQQTHKQEVERLEAQHRENFLRLEEELHKQRDRTMALLAEKDLELERLRATTVIGFGRQASNNSTAVEGGDLEEADPEQEESDIIAQALKLAGPNEPTLLLYAEQLARKEVDVAALRKQKHRLEEDLHQLQGKLIANGERHEEEVAELRCQLDKRIRDQGRDGANLEYLKNVIYRFLTLHDTRGRQQTLTAILTILHFSPQEKQAVLKQQHHSWWTTGMR; encoded by the exons ATGGAGAAGTTCGGTATGAGCTTTGGTGGAGGCCCGAGCAAGAAGGAACTGCTGGAAACCATCGAAGTGCAGAAGAAACAGCTTGTGAAGTATCAGACCCGTTTTAAAGATGTTGTCAGAGCATACCAAAGCCTACTTAAGGAAAAAGAGGCGTTGGAAGCCAGCCTGAAGGTTCTGACCATTTCGCAGGAGGTCGATTTCAGCCAGCATGGTGATAACCTGTCGTTTGGTGGAGGTTCAGAAAATGCTGAACGACCTTTGCCTTCTGACCTTGGGGATGACCATTCTTCACTTCACAGTGAAGACAGCCTGGATACAGCAGCCTCTGCTGAAACTGCCACTAGCGTGACCAGCAACAGTACTAAAGGAGACCAAATAGAGGAGGACCAAAGCTGTTCTGTAGATGGAGCCACCACTGGGACTGTCGCAAGCGCGATGCCCCAGCAATCTGAGGAGGCGAGTGGGTCTGAAAGTGGTATTAGTTCCAGCAGCAGTGGATGTACGGAGACGCCGCCACCTGCAGTGGACACAGACCGCCGTGTCATCCAACTAAAGACGCAGCTGTCCACTCTGACCAGTTCCTTAGCCACCGTCACTCAAGAAAAGTCCAGAATGGAAGCTTCATTCCAGGCAGACAAGCGCAAGATGAAGCAGGAACTGGAGGAGCTGCAGGCCAGGATGGAGGAAGAGCAGAAGCAGCACCAGGTGGAGATTCAGAGCCTgcaggagcagctggcagagAGCAAAGCCCGTGTCATCACCCAGCAGCACGAACGGGAGCAGGAGCAGGGAGATCATGCGCTCATGCTCCGAGAGCTCCAGAAACTCCTGCAAGAGGAGAGGGGACTGAGACAGGATGCCGAACTCAAACTGGAGGACGCGCGAGAGGCGTTGGCTGAAGCCATGCAGGCGGCCGACCGAGGGATAGATTATGAAACACAGCTTAAAGAGATCACTCAGGAACGAGAGGAGCTGAGGAAAAGCCTAAAGGCTGCAGCAGCGGAGAACAGCAAACCTGATCCACGTGTCGAGGAGCTCCAGCAAGAGATTGCAGAGCTCAAAGCTCACTTCAACCAGCAACTTCAGCAGGAAATTAGAAAG GTGGCACAAGCAGATGAGCGTCTCCGAGAACAGGCACAAATGGAGGAAGCACGAGTCGCCAGCCTTGAGGAACGAGTGTCTGAGCTCTCCGAACTACTGGGTGCCTGCGAGAAGGCCAGACAGAAGGACCAACAAAACGCTCAGAGGCTGCGAGAACGCATCCTTCAACTTGACACTGAGAATAAAACCCTCGCCATCGCAGCAGTCAACAGATCAATGACCTCCGATCTAAACATCGATGACACCAACTTGAACGTGGACGTGTTGAAGGACAAACTCGAGAAGGTTAAGAAGTTACTCCTCCTTGCTGCGCAAAGATCTCAAGACCAGAGTCTGGACATCGAAAGGCTACTGGAAGGAAAAAAGGACCAGGAAGTCTCAGAGAGCGAGAAGGCTTCAGTTCTTCACTACCAGCAAGAGCTCCGGCAGCTTAGGGAGGAGTTTGAGCGCTACAAAATGAGGGCGCAGGGTGTTTTGAAAAACAAGAACACAAAAGATGGCAACCAGGCCAAAGAGTTAGAAGAAGCACGTGACCAGCTGGCCGAGCTCAAGGAGAAGTACATCAACCTTCGTATAATTTCCGACGAAGCGGAAGTCCAGCACAAACGGGACCTGGAGGAGCGGCAACAAGCGCTCGTAGTACTCCAGCAGACCCACAAACAGGAAGTCGAGAGGCTGGAGGCTCAACACAGGGAGAACTTCTTGCGGCTTGAGGAAGAGTTGCACAAACAGAGAGATCGCACCATGGCTCTTCTTGCAGAAAAAGACCTTGAGCTGGAGCGACTCCGGGCGACCACGGTGATCGGCTTTGGAAGGCAAGCTTCAAATAACAGTACAGCGGTAGAAGGAGGTGACCTAGAGGAAGCTGATCCAGAACAAGAAGAAAGCGACATTATTGCTCAAGCTCTCAAACTAGCTGGGCCCAACGAGCCGACTTTATTGTTGTACGCCGAACAGCTGGCCCGCAAGGAGGTGGATGTGGCCGCCTTGCGCAAGCAAAAGCATCGTCTTGAGGAAGACTTGCATCAACTACAAGGAAAGCTGATTGCTAATGGCGAGAGGCATGAAGAAGAGGTCGCTGAGCTACGGTGCCAGTTGGACAAGCGTATTCGGGACCAGGGGAGAGATGGGGCCAACCTTGAGTATCTCAAGAACGTCATATATAGGTTTCTCACGCTCCATGACACCAGAGGGCGCCAGCAGACGCTCACGGCCATTTTGACCATTTTGCACTTTAGTCCTCAAGAGAAACAAGCTGTGCTGAAGCAGCAACACCACAGTTGGTGGACGACAGGGATGAGATGA
- the dennd6b gene encoding LOW QUALITY PROTEIN: protein DENND6B (The sequence of the model RefSeq protein was modified relative to this genomic sequence to represent the inferred CDS: substituted 1 base at 1 genomic stop codon): protein MDPFDSSDSLEGPSKTAATNAEVPVPWWRFSAWLECVCVVTFDLELGQAIELVYPHDVKLTEKEKTSICYLSFPDSYSGCLGDTQFSFRLRQSVGRSSSWFGHEDAYNRDAPVTLQKEHAHFHGYVYFRQVKDASVKRGYFQKSLVVVSRLPFGNLFHSLLQVIAPEYFEKHEPCLETVCNEIDQWPAPVPGQTLNLPVMGVVMQVQIPPKVETSGGSPVKQPQTENLLPAPTVLPSVHELDLFKCFQSVLIHMQMLWELMLLGEPVVVMAPSPTVSSETVLALVSVLGYLRYCVVWGLXFIIHDSEFKEYTTRTQAPPNVILGVTNPFFIKTFHCWPHIIRLGDLKMSGDLPKQVKVKKLAKLKTLDTKTGIYTAYKTFLHKDKSFIKRLLKGIQKKRPSEVQSAILRRHLLEQTESFILPLERYLESLMPPQRSMSPWKTPPQIRSFSQDEFMKTLEQAGPQLTLKGDWTGLYRRFFRSPNFDGWYRLRHREMTQKVECLHLEAICAADLLTWNKDKSEVEIVDLILKLREKLMKARKHQLPVKEELLERLEQSIQTIISSLPEDLQTLLHRQ from the exons ATGGACCCATTTGACAGCTCCGATTCTCTGGAAGGGCCATCGAAGACTGCGGCGACAAACGCAGAGGTACCGGTGCCGTGGTGGCGCTTCTCTGCCTGGCTCGAGTGTGTGTGCGTCGTTACCTTCGACCTCGAGCTCGGACAAGCCATAGAG CTCGTTTACCCCCATGATGTCAAACTCACAGAGAAAGAG AAAACAAGCATCTGTTACTTATCGTTTCCTGACTCGTACTCAG GATGCCTCGGGGACACGCAGTTCAGCTTCAGACTGCGGCAGTCGGTGGGCCGCAGTAGCTCTTGGTTTGGACACGAGGATGCGTACAACAGGGATGCACCTGTGACCCTGCAG AAGGAGCATGCACATTTCCATGGGTATGTGTATTTTAGGCAAGTGAAAGATGCGTCTGTGAAAAGGGGCTACTTTCAGAAG TCTCTGGTGGTGGTGTCCAGACTGCCATTTGGGAACCTTTTCCATTCGCTGCTGCAGGTCATTGCTCCTGAGTACTTTGAAAAGCACGAACCTTGTCTGGAGACAG TCTGTAATGAGATTGACCAATGGCCAGCGCCAGTACCAGGACAGACACTCAACTTACCTGTAATGGGTGTGGTGATGCAG GTTCAAATTCCTCCAAAAGTCGAAACATCAGGAGGAAGCCCTGTAAAACAACCACAAACAGAG AATCTGCTCCCTGCCCCCACGGTTCTTCCATCAGTTCACGAGTTGGATCTTTTTAA ATGTTTCCAGTCAGTCCTGATTCACATGCAGATGCTCTGGGAGCTCATGTTGCTAGGAGAGCCAGTGGTTGTTATGGCACCCTCTCCAACCGTCTCCTCGGAGACTGTGCTGGCCCTAGTCAG tgTTTTGGGCTATCTGCGCTATTGTGTGGTTTGGGGATTATAGTTCATCATTCATGACAGTGAATTCAAGGAGTACACAACCAGGACTCAGGCTCC GCCCAATGTGATACTTGGTGTCACAAATCCTTTCTTTATAAAGACCTTTCATTGCTGGCCACACATTATTCGCCTCGGAGACCTGAAGATGTCTG GTGATTTACCAAAGCAAGTGAAGGTCAAGAAACTGGCAAAGTTAAAAACACTGGATACAAAAACAG GTATATACACGGCATACAAGACCTTCCTACACAAAGACAAATCCTTCATTAAACGACTCTTAAAG ggTATCCAGAAAAAAAGGCCATCAGAAGTGCAGAGTGCCATTTTGAGGCGGCATCTGTTGGAGCAAACGGAGAGTTTCATTCTTCCGCTg GAACGATATTTGGAAAGCCTAATGCCGCCACAGAGATCGATGTCTCCATGGAAG ACCCCACCTCAGATCCGGTCCTTCAGTCAGGATGAGTTCATGAAGACCCTGGAACAAGCAGGGCCACAGCTAACACTGAAAGGAGATTGGACAGGCCTGTACAG GCGTTTCTTCCGTTCACCAAACTTTGATGGCTGGTATCGGCTCAGGCACAGAGAGATGACTCAGAAAGTGGAATGTCTTCATTTGGAGGCCATCTGTGCAGCT GATCTGCTGACATGGAACAAAGACAAATCAGAGGTAGAGATTGTTGACCTCATCCTGAAGCTTCGGGAGAAACTG ATGAAAGCTCGAAAACACCAGCTTCCGGTGAAAGAAGAACTTCTGGAGAGATTAGAGCAGTCCATCCAGACTATCATCAGCTCCTTGCCAGAGGATCTACAGACATTATTACACAGACAATGA
- the LOC109067615 gene encoding LOW QUALITY PROTEIN: V-type proton ATPase subunit F (The sequence of the model RefSeq protein was modified relative to this genomic sequence to represent the inferred CDS: inserted 1 base in 1 codon), protein MPGRGKLIAVIGDEDTCTGFLLGGIGELNKNRKPNFLVVEKDTSITEIEETFKSFLARSXILHIKHLIVDMIGDAIDAHMESIPAVLEIPSKEHPYDASKDSILRRAKGMFSAEDFR, encoded by the exons ATGCCTGGACGAGGGAAGTTGATCGCCGTTATAGGGGATGAAGACACATGTACCGGATTCCTCCTCGGAGGGATCGGAGAGCTGAACAAAAACCGAAAACCCAATTTCTTGGTGGTGGAAAAGGACACTAGCATCACAGAGATAGAGGAGACCTTCAA GAGTTTCCTGGCTCGCA GAATTttgcatattaaacatttaatagttGATATGATTGGTGATGCTATAGATGCCCACATGGAGTCAATCCCGGCCGTTCTGGAGATTCCTTCAAAAGAGCATCCATATGACGCCTCCAAAGATTCCATCCTGCGCCGGGCCAAGGGCATGTTTTCAGCAGAGGACTTCCGATAA
- the zgc:193726 gene encoding uncharacterized protein zgc:193726 isoform X2, with the protein MNSSMFLVWTLSSLILSYTLGSPTLNSTSGSDVKTFLNVTEGNITDSKTNQTRSRLRIRIGPRCMFATCTMQHLSHMMQTGDENAGKSASDPWGNGKK; encoded by the exons ATGAACAGCAGCATGTTTCTTGTCTGGACTCTCAGCTCTCTGATCCTCAGCTACACTCTCGGGTCACCTACCCTTAATAGCACAAG TGGATCTGACGTGAAGACTTTTCTCAATGTCACAGAGGGGAACATCACAGATAGTAAGACCAATCAGACCAG GTCACGTCTCCGCATACGCATTGG TCCCCGATGTATGTTCGCTACCTGTACCATGCAACATCTAAGCCACATGATGCAGACTGGGGATGAGAACGCAGGAAAGAGTGCAAGTGACCCATGGGGAAATGGGAAAAAATAA
- the lamtor4 gene encoding ragulator complex protein LAMTOR4, translated as MTTALTQGLERIPDQIGYLVISEEGVLASAGELENDEHTAGVIMQMVRTACRFRLHGTAEPPFKRMSVMFEDYVYAVTISGQKVFVVKRQNNQREPVIV; from the exons ATG ACCACCGCTCTGACCCAAGGTTTGGAGAGAATACCCGATCAGATTGGGTATTTGGTTATTAGTGAGGAGGGTGTACTTGCG TCCGCAGGAGAGCTGGAGAATGACGAACACACAGCAGGAGTCATCATGCAGATGGTCAGAACAGCTTGCCGTTTCAGATTGCATGGGACAGCTGAGCCCCCTTTCAAACGCATGTCAG tgatGTTTGAAGACTACGTTTATGCTGTGACCATCTCTGGACAGAAAGTTTTTGTAGTCAAAAGGCAGAACAACCAGCGGGAACCTGTTATCGTGTAG